A window of Neisseria canis contains these coding sequences:
- a CDS encoding RidA family protein: MTIQYFGQTPRLSEATVANGFVFLAGMVPENTEAGATEQTRNVLEQIDHWLAQCGSDKNHILEATIFLPDLADYDAVNIAWDAWVNPQRAPARACVEAKLAKQEWKVEIKVSAVQIQK; this comes from the coding sequence ATGACCATCCAATATTTCGGCCAAACACCCCGCCTTTCGGAAGCCACCGTTGCCAACGGTTTCGTGTTCCTTGCCGGCATGGTGCCGGAAAACACCGAAGCCGGCGCCACCGAGCAAACCCGCAACGTGCTCGAACAAATCGACCATTGGCTCGCCCAATGCGGTTCGGATAAAAACCATATTCTCGAAGCCACCATTTTCCTGCCCGACTTGGCCGACTACGATGCAGTGAATATCGCATGGGATGCCTGGGTCAACCCGCAACGCGCTCCCGCCCGCGCCTGCGTGGAAGCCAAACTCGCCAAACAGGAATGGAAAGTGGAAATCAAAGTTTCCGCCGTTCAGATTCAGAAATAA
- a CDS encoding DUF4870 family protein yields MIETPISKQEKTERGRICGNLPIPASSDEAYKYTWIVYILYFLSFPVSVISIAGVVIAYLKRDETAGTVCYGHMQYLIKTFWVVLAGKLIGICLIGSLFVISGLLVLCIVWIWFIYRVVAGFIKFNENQQVSVKSWF; encoded by the coding sequence GTGATTGAAACGCCCATAAGCAAACAGGAAAAAACAGAGCGGGGGCGCATTTGCGGCAATTTGCCTATTCCTGCGTCCTCTGATGAAGCATACAAATATACTTGGATAGTTTATATACTTTATTTTCTCTCGTTTCCTGTAAGCGTCATATCTATTGCAGGTGTGGTTATTGCCTATCTGAAACGGGACGAAACGGCCGGAACGGTTTGTTACGGCCATATGCAGTATCTGATTAAAACGTTTTGGGTGGTTTTAGCCGGCAAACTGATCGGTATCTGTTTGATTGGGTCGTTATTCGTCATTAGCGGCCTGCTTGTGCTATGTATCGTATGGATTTGGTTTATTTACCGTGTGGTGGCGGGCTTTATCAAGTTTAACGAGAATCAGCAGGTATCTGTGAAAAGCTGGTTTTAA
- a CDS encoding glutathione S-transferase family protein, giving the protein MKLSFYTHPMSRGRIVRWMLEETGLPYETLLLEYGGSMKSPEYRAINPMGKVPALKHGDTVVTETAAICMYLADLVPEKQLAPPPGSPERGTYYRWISFMAPLEQLMFAKRGAAMPPPESAGFGTEADLLDALESALKNREYLAGGTFTAADLMVAAYVGWYLQFKLLEPRPAFVAFAERHRKRPAALRADEIDEGLLAQQGE; this is encoded by the coding sequence ATGAAACTGAGCTTTTATACACACCCCATGTCGCGCGGCAGAATTGTGCGCTGGATGCTGGAAGAAACCGGATTGCCTTATGAAACCTTGTTGCTTGAATACGGCGGCAGCATGAAATCGCCCGAATATCGCGCCATTAACCCGATGGGCAAAGTACCTGCGCTGAAGCACGGCGATACGGTGGTTACTGAAACGGCGGCAATCTGCATGTATCTGGCCGATTTGGTGCCGGAAAAGCAGCTTGCGCCGCCGCCGGGCAGCCCTGAACGCGGCACTTATTACCGCTGGATCAGCTTTATGGCGCCGCTGGAGCAATTGATGTTTGCCAAAAGAGGTGCGGCTATGCCGCCGCCCGAGAGTGCGGGTTTCGGCACAGAAGCCGATTTGCTTGATGCATTGGAATCTGCGCTGAAAAACAGGGAATATTTGGCCGGCGGCACGTTTACCGCCGCCGACCTTATGGTGGCTGCCTATGTGGGCTGGTATCTGCAATTCAAGCTGCTGGAGCCCCGCCCGGCTTTTGTTGCGTTTGCCGAACGCCATCGGAAACGTCCTGCGGCATTGCGGGCTGATGAAATTGATGAAGGCCTGTTGGCGCAGCAGGGGGAATAG
- the ybaK gene encoding Cys-tRNA(Pro) deacylase has product MAKPDYPITPAVRFLREHNIHFEPKLYDYVEHGGTSHSAACLGVAEHEVVKTIVLQNEAKKGLIVLMHGDKQISTRNLARALGMKHIEPADPKQVNKWTGFLVGGTSPFGTKTALPVYVEESIWALEKMYINGGKRGFLVAVSPRALMSLNTVSVNVAVD; this is encoded by the coding sequence ATGGCCAAGCCCGATTATCCGATTACCCCTGCCGTGCGCTTTTTGCGCGAACACAATATTCATTTTGAACCTAAGCTTTACGATTATGTCGAACACGGTGGCACATCGCATTCTGCCGCCTGTTTGGGCGTGGCAGAGCATGAAGTGGTGAAAACCATCGTGCTGCAAAACGAAGCGAAAAAAGGGCTGATTGTGCTGATGCACGGAGACAAGCAGATTTCCACCCGCAACCTGGCGCGTGCACTAGGCATGAAACATATCGAACCGGCCGACCCGAAGCAGGTGAATAAATGGACGGGTTTTTTGGTGGGCGGAACCAGCCCCTTCGGCACCAAAACCGCGCTGCCGGTTTATGTGGAAGAAAGCATTTGGGCTTTGGAGAAAATGTATATCAACGGCGGCAAGCGCGGTTTTCTTGTGGCCGTTTCCCCGCGGGCTTTGATGAGCCTGAACACTGTCAGCGTGAATGTGGCGGTTGATTGA
- the pdxA gene encoding 4-hydroxythreonine-4-phosphate dehydrogenase PdxA yields the protein MQPTLAITSGEPAGIGPDICLDLAHASLPCRAVVLGDINLLRQRAQMLGKSIEIKPYDLQGLSEKGVLEVWHIPLNAACEAGKLNVANASYVLDLLDTAYEGIERKQFAGMVTAPLHKGIINDAGGPFFSGHTEYLAEKSEAKQVVMMLAGGGLRVALVTTHLPLKDVAAAISRPLLHDIVRVLHHDLKHKFGIESPNILAAGLNPHAGEGGHLGREEIDVIIPAFKALQAEGINICGPYPADTLFQPFMLEHADAVLAMYHDQGLPVLKYAGFGNSVNITLGLPFIRTSVDHGTALELAGTGKARSGSLIAAVHTAYEMATAQNSYL from the coding sequence ATGCAACCCACATTAGCCATTACCTCGGGCGAACCTGCCGGTATCGGCCCCGATATCTGCCTTGATTTGGCACACGCCAGCCTGCCCTGCCGCGCTGTAGTTTTGGGCGACATCAACCTGCTTCGGCAACGCGCGCAAATGCTTGGCAAATCCATTGAAATCAAGCCCTACGATCTGCAAGGCCTGTCTGAAAAAGGCGTGTTGGAAGTGTGGCACATCCCTTTAAACGCCGCTTGCGAAGCGGGCAAGCTGAACGTTGCCAACGCATCTTATGTGCTCGACCTTTTAGACACCGCTTACGAAGGCATAGAACGCAAACAATTCGCCGGCATGGTTACCGCCCCGCTGCACAAAGGCATCATCAACGATGCGGGCGGCCCGTTTTTCAGCGGGCACACCGAATACCTGGCCGAAAAATCCGAAGCCAAACAAGTGGTTATGATGCTGGCAGGCGGCGGCCTGCGCGTTGCACTGGTCACGACCCACCTGCCGCTGAAAGACGTGGCCGCCGCTATCAGCCGGCCGCTGCTGCACGATATTGTCCGCGTGCTGCATCACGACCTGAAACACAAATTCGGCATTGAATCACCCAACATCCTCGCCGCAGGCCTCAATCCGCACGCCGGAGAAGGCGGGCATTTGGGGCGCGAAGAAATCGACGTCATCATCCCCGCATTCAAAGCCCTGCAGGCAGAAGGCATCAACATCTGCGGCCCCTACCCCGCCGACACGCTGTTTCAGCCCTTTATGCTGGAACACGCCGATGCCGTGCTCGCCATGTACCACGACCAAGGCTTGCCCGTGTTGAAATACGCGGGTTTCGGCAACAGCGTCAACATCACCCTCGGCCTGCCGTTTATCCGCACTTCGGTTGATCACGGCACCGCCCTCGAACTGGCAGGCACAGGCAAAGCCCGTTCCGGCAGCCTGATTGCCGCAGTACACACGGCTTATGAAATGGCTACCGCGCAAAATTCATATCTGTAG